A single Candidatus Hydrogenedentota bacterium DNA region contains:
- the rpsU gene encoding 30S ribosomal protein S21, with the protein MTKVRVKPDEPFEKALRRFKKKCNKEGLMQRLKEMKHYEKPSERRRRKLAKAISRNISPDRD; encoded by the coding sequence GTGACGAAAGTGCGCGTCAAGCCCGATGAGCCGTTTGAAAAGGCCCTGCGTCGCTTCAAGAAGAAGTGCAACAAAGAGGGTCTCATGCAGCGGCTGAAAGAAATGAAGCATTACGAGAAGCCGAGCGAACGCCGTCGGCGTAAGCTGGCCAAAGCGATCTCCCGGAACATATCGCCCGACCGCGATTAG
- a CDS encoding prepilin-type N-terminal cleavage/methylation domain-containing protein, with protein MKQARGFTLIELMIVVAIIAIIAAIAIPNLLRSRMSANEASASGAIRTISTGEIAFRTAAFVDTNGDGDGDYGTLTQLANPDGTGATPGFVDSVLGAGLKLGYNFTVTVTNGTATTVPAFTCTAIPTAPGRTGYRQYFVDESGVIRFTADGSTPTVSSPPLD; from the coding sequence ATGAAACAGGCTAGGGGCTTCACACTGATTGAGTTGATGATAGTGGTAGCGATCATCGCGATCATCGCGGCTATCGCTATACCCAACCTGCTTCGGTCTCGAATGAGTGCCAACGAGGCAAGCGCATCCGGGGCAATTCGGACGATATCAACCGGAGAAATCGCGTTTCGTACCGCTGCGTTTGTGGATACGAACGGCGATGGAGACGGCGACTACGGAACATTGACCCAACTCGCCAATCCAGACGGAACCGGAGCGACGCCGGGGTTTGTCGATTCGGTCTTGGGCGCGGGACTCAAATTGGGATACAACTTTACAGTGACCGTTACGAACGGCACGGCGACGACAGTGCCGGCCTTTACGTGCACAGCCATTCCAACGGCCCCGGGCCGGACCGGGTATCGCCAATATTTCGTAGATGAATCCGGAGTGATTCGCTTCACCGCGGACGGGAGCACACCCACCGTCAGCTCTCCTCCGCTTGACTGA
- the aceB gene encoding malate synthase A, translated as MHTTIDHSRELSALKAEGIDVRGPVPHEFAEILTPDALRFVAELARAFDERRLQLLKRRMERQAEFNAGKLPDFLPETKEIRDSEWTIAPIPDDLQDRRVEITGPVDRKMVINALNSGAKVFMADFEDSHSPTWEGTIQGQINMRDAVNRAITFETPEKSYKLNETIATLLVRPRGWHLVEKHVYIDGKPAPGGIFDFALFLFHNAKNQLANGTGPYFYLPKMESHLEARLWNDVFVKAQERIGIPQGTIKATVLIETIPAAFEMNEILWELREHSAGLNCGRWDYIFSCIKRFRSFPDRVFPDRAQVTMTTHFMHSYSLLAIQTCHRRGAHAIGGMAAQIPIKNDPVANEAAIAKVRADKHREATDGHDGTWVAHPGLVQVALDEFNAAMPTPNQIHKRRDDVNITQSDLLKMPEGQITEAGLRTNISVGIQYMEAWLRGSGCVPLYNLMEDAATAEISRAQVWQWVHNAKGVLADGRKVTLELFRQVQHEEMQKIRDEVGDKRFDSGKYDLAARLFDEIISNDDLEEFLTLRAYEHLD; from the coding sequence ATGCACACAACAATCGACCATTCACGTGAATTGAGTGCGTTGAAGGCCGAGGGAATCGACGTCCGAGGCCCTGTCCCTCACGAGTTTGCCGAAATCCTCACCCCGGACGCGTTGCGATTTGTCGCTGAACTGGCGCGCGCGTTCGACGAACGGCGGCTCCAACTCCTGAAGCGCCGGATGGAACGGCAAGCGGAATTCAACGCAGGCAAGCTGCCGGACTTCCTTCCTGAGACGAAGGAGATCCGCGATTCCGAGTGGACCATCGCTCCCATCCCGGATGACCTTCAGGACCGGCGCGTGGAGATCACCGGGCCCGTCGACCGGAAGATGGTGATCAACGCCCTCAATTCCGGCGCGAAAGTCTTCATGGCCGATTTCGAAGACTCGCACTCGCCCACGTGGGAGGGCACGATTCAGGGCCAGATCAATATGCGCGACGCCGTGAACCGCGCGATTACGTTCGAGACTCCGGAGAAGTCATACAAGCTCAACGAGACTATCGCGACGTTGCTAGTGCGGCCGCGCGGCTGGCACCTCGTGGAAAAGCATGTCTACATAGACGGCAAGCCCGCTCCCGGCGGCATATTCGATTTCGCGCTGTTCCTGTTTCACAATGCGAAGAATCAGCTCGCCAACGGCACGGGACCGTACTTCTACCTGCCGAAGATGGAGAGCCATCTCGAAGCGCGTCTGTGGAACGACGTCTTCGTGAAGGCGCAAGAACGGATTGGCATTCCACAAGGCACGATCAAAGCAACGGTCCTTATCGAGACCATCCCCGCCGCGTTCGAGATGAACGAGATCCTCTGGGAATTGCGTGAGCATTCCGCCGGTCTCAATTGCGGACGCTGGGACTACATCTTCAGTTGTATAAAGCGGTTCCGGAGCTTTCCCGATCGGGTATTTCCGGATCGCGCGCAGGTCACGATGACCACGCACTTCATGCATTCGTATTCCTTGCTGGCGATCCAGACGTGTCACCGCCGCGGCGCACACGCGATCGGCGGGATGGCCGCGCAGATTCCCATCAAGAACGATCCTGTGGCCAATGAGGCGGCGATTGCGAAAGTTCGCGCGGACAAGCACCGCGAGGCAACCGACGGCCACGACGGGACCTGGGTTGCGCACCCTGGGCTTGTTCAAGTCGCCCTCGACGAGTTCAACGCGGCGATGCCCACGCCCAACCAGATCCACAAGCGGCGCGATGACGTGAACATCACGCAGTCCGACTTGCTGAAAATGCCGGAAGGACAAATCACCGAAGCGGGTCTGCGCACCAACATCAGCGTGGGCATTCAGTACATGGAGGCGTGGTTGCGCGGTTCGGGGTGCGTGCCGTTGTACAACCTCATGGAAGATGCGGCCACGGCGGAAATCTCGCGAGCTCAGGTTTGGCAGTGGGTCCACAACGCGAAGGGCGTCCTTGCCGACGGCCGTAAAGTGACGCTTGAGTTGTTCCGGCAGGTGCAACACGAGGAAATGCAGAAGATACGCGACGAGGTGGGCGACAAGCGGTTCGATTCGGGCAAGTACGATCTGGCCGCGCGCCTCTTCGACGAGATCATATCCAACGACGACTTGGAAGAGTTTTTGACGCTGCGGGCATACGAACACCTAGATTAG
- a CDS encoding prepilin-type N-terminal cleavage/methylation domain-containing protein, whose protein sequence is MMKKRGFTLIELLVVIAIIGILAAILLPALARAREAARRASCQNNLKQLGVIFKMYANEAKGEKFPSMLKYEPFGNPPCDVTRANGWNQFFNGPSVYPEYMTDANIILCPSDADAEERADQYWRQDDGSVEPCYFWEVSYTYYGWALIPAQLLLGDGNTSDQNSSSPPFDGATLTAIGTVFTTSQDVMDNEGPGAVFESDIDVSGSADGSMTVYRLREGIERFFISDINNPAASAKAQSDLCVMWDTCWTPSTGSESYFSHVPGGGNVLYMDGHVSFLKYPSEWPVSRAFPAMMDLMSATIGP, encoded by the coding sequence ATCATGAAGAAACGTGGATTTACGCTGATAGAGCTGCTGGTGGTTATTGCCATCATCGGCATTCTGGCGGCGATCCTGCTGCCGGCTTTGGCCCGCGCCCGCGAAGCCGCCCGCCGCGCAAGCTGCCAGAACAACCTCAAGCAATTGGGCGTGATCTTCAAAATGTACGCCAACGAAGCAAAGGGCGAGAAGTTCCCGAGCATGCTCAAGTACGAACCGTTTGGGAATCCTCCGTGCGACGTTACTCGAGCAAACGGGTGGAATCAATTCTTCAACGGTCCGTCGGTATATCCGGAGTACATGACAGATGCCAACATCATCCTGTGCCCGTCGGACGCTGACGCCGAAGAACGCGCGGACCAGTATTGGCGGCAAGACGATGGATCTGTCGAGCCGTGCTACTTCTGGGAAGTGTCCTACACGTACTACGGTTGGGCCCTCATTCCGGCACAACTTCTTCTCGGTGATGGAAACACAAGCGACCAGAATTCCAGTTCTCCACCTTTCGACGGTGCCACATTGACGGCAATCGGTACCGTGTTCACGACTTCACAAGACGTGATGGACAACGAAGGTCCTGGAGCCGTTTTCGAAAGCGATATCGATGTCTCCGGCTCGGCCGATGGATCCATGACCGTTTATCGTCTTCGCGAAGGGATCGAGCGCTTCTTTATCAGCGACATCAACAATCCCGCCGCCAGCGCAAAGGCCCAGAGCGACCTCTGCGTGATGTGGGACACTTGCTGGACACCGTCCACGGGTTCAGAAAGCTACTTCAGCCACGTGCCGGGTGGCGGTAACGTGCTGTACATGGACGGCCATGTGTCGTTCCTCAAGTACCCGAGCGAATGGCCGGTCAGCAGGGCCTTCCCGGCGATGATGGATTTGATGAGCGCGACCATTGGGCCGTGA
- the xylB gene encoding xylulokinase, with protein sequence MGIVIGVDVGTSGTKAVAIDAKGKQVASALVEYPLLTPKPGWAEQDPADWVRAAYEALKRLASAPGVNPSDVKGIGLTGQMHGSVFLDADNKVLRNALLWCDQRTAPQCEAITSKVGEKKLIEMVCNPALTGFTAPKILWLRDNEPAVFEKVRKVLLPKDYIRFVLTGEFATDVADASGTLLFDVKNRTWHKELMSILGIPADFVPRAFEGPEVTGTLSKEAAAKTGLPAGIPVVAGGGDQAAGGVGCGIVRPGVISSTVGTSGVVFAFAEKVSLDPQGRVHTFCHSVPGKWHVMGVVLSAGGSLRWYRDALCQSEKAVASETGRDPYEYITAEAATVAPGAEGLTFLPYLTGERTPHKDPYAKGAFVGLSLRHGRAHMARAVLEGVAFAMRDSLEIMREMGVPIKQVRASGGGAKSAVWRQIQADINKAPLVMTNIDEGPAYGAALLATVATGMYTSIEEACDAIISVVDACEPNGSLASVYDSWFALYQDTYKALAPGFERAARLL encoded by the coding sequence ATGGGCATCGTCATTGGCGTAGACGTCGGCACGAGCGGGACCAAGGCGGTCGCGATCGACGCGAAGGGCAAGCAGGTCGCTTCCGCGCTGGTGGAGTATCCGCTGCTGACCCCGAAACCGGGCTGGGCCGAACAAGATCCAGCAGATTGGGTCCGGGCGGCGTATGAAGCATTGAAGCGGCTGGCGTCCGCGCCTGGCGTGAACCCGTCTGATGTAAAGGGCATCGGACTGACCGGGCAAATGCATGGCTCGGTGTTTCTGGACGCCGACAACAAGGTGTTGCGCAATGCCTTGCTGTGGTGCGATCAGCGAACCGCGCCGCAGTGTGAGGCCATTACGTCGAAGGTCGGCGAGAAGAAGCTCATCGAGATGGTCTGCAATCCGGCGCTGACGGGGTTCACCGCGCCGAAGATTCTATGGTTGCGTGACAATGAGCCTGCCGTGTTCGAGAAAGTGCGGAAGGTACTTCTTCCCAAGGATTACATTCGCTTTGTGCTGACGGGCGAGTTTGCGACCGACGTGGCAGACGCGTCGGGTACGTTGTTGTTTGATGTGAAGAACCGGACGTGGCACAAGGAACTGATGTCGATATTGGGCATCCCCGCGGATTTCGTGCCGCGCGCATTTGAAGGCCCGGAAGTGACGGGGACGTTGTCGAAGGAAGCAGCCGCCAAAACGGGTTTACCGGCGGGTATCCCCGTGGTGGCGGGCGGCGGCGATCAGGCCGCCGGCGGGGTCGGCTGCGGCATCGTGCGGCCGGGCGTGATTTCGTCGACGGTCGGCACGAGCGGCGTCGTATTTGCGTTCGCGGAGAAGGTCAGTTTGGATCCGCAAGGCCGCGTGCACACGTTCTGTCATTCGGTGCCGGGCAAGTGGCACGTGATGGGCGTGGTGTTGAGTGCGGGCGGTTCGCTGCGGTGGTACCGGGATGCGCTATGCCAAAGCGAGAAGGCCGTCGCGTCTGAAACGGGCCGCGATCCGTATGAATACATCACCGCCGAAGCCGCCACCGTGGCTCCGGGCGCGGAAGGCCTGACGTTCTTGCCGTATCTGACCGGCGAGCGCACGCCGCACAAAGATCCGTACGCGAAGGGCGCGTTCGTCGGCCTGTCGCTGCGGCACGGTCGCGCCCACATGGCGCGCGCGGTGTTGGAAGGCGTGGCGTTTGCGATGCGGGACAGCTTGGAGATCATGCGCGAGATGGGCGTGCCTATTAAGCAGGTGCGCGCGTCGGGCGGTGGCGCGAAGAGCGCGGTATGGCGTCAGATCCAGGCGGACATCAACAAAGCGCCGTTGGTCATGACGAATATCGATGAAGGGCCGGCCTACGGGGCGGCGTTGCTGGCGACGGTCGCGACGGGAATGTACACATCGATTGAAGAAGCCTGTGATGCTATCATTTCGGTCGTCGACGCGTGCGAGCCCAATGGTTCGCTGGCTTCAGTCTACGATTCCTGGTTTGCGCTCTATCAGGACACGTACAAAGCGTTGGCGCCGGGATTTGAGCGCGCGGCAAGGCTACTTTAA
- a CDS encoding RluA family pseudouridine synthase: protein MLGSTFDDTTTEAHAGLRLDVYLAGAIEDVSRSIIQKLIKDGLVEVNGVVCKKPGRTVAANERVTAILPTPPSSDLTPQAIPLSILYEDSDLLVIDKPSGLVVHPAPGHSDGTLVNAVLYHCPDFQRPGDDLGRPGIVHRLDRFTSGVMVVAKSHVAFAGLAEQAREHTFDRRYLALVRGEFKENVGRINASVGRSLHDRGRMSVTGVNARDAITRFEVLERFRVASLVSLVLETGRTHQIRVHMRFAGHPVLGDPVYGVTEFGKWDVPDSLLEALNALEGQALHAERLGFTHPVSKERLTFTADPPADFQRTLEALRALHSSR from the coding sequence ATGTTGGGATCGACATTTGACGATACGACCACTGAAGCCCACGCGGGGCTACGTCTCGACGTCTACCTGGCGGGCGCCATCGAAGACGTGTCGCGTTCGATTATTCAGAAACTGATCAAGGACGGGCTTGTCGAGGTGAATGGCGTCGTCTGCAAGAAACCCGGCAGGACGGTGGCCGCGAACGAGCGGGTTACGGCCATTCTTCCCACGCCGCCCAGTTCGGATCTAACGCCTCAAGCAATTCCACTGTCCATTCTGTACGAAGACTCGGATTTGCTTGTGATTGACAAGCCGTCGGGATTGGTGGTTCACCCTGCGCCGGGGCATTCCGACGGCACCTTGGTCAATGCGGTGCTGTACCACTGCCCCGATTTCCAGCGGCCCGGGGACGATCTTGGGCGACCGGGCATCGTTCACCGGTTGGATCGCTTCACGTCGGGCGTGATGGTCGTTGCAAAGTCGCACGTAGCCTTCGCGGGACTTGCCGAGCAGGCGCGTGAGCACACGTTCGACCGGCGATACCTCGCGCTGGTGCGCGGCGAGTTCAAGGAGAACGTGGGGCGCATCAATGCGTCGGTGGGGCGAAGCCTGCATGACCGGGGTCGCATGTCGGTGACGGGCGTGAATGCGCGCGACGCGATCACGAGGTTCGAGGTACTGGAACGATTTCGCGTGGCGTCGCTGGTGTCGCTTGTTTTGGAGACCGGGCGTACGCACCAGATTCGCGTCCACATGCGGTTTGCAGGACACCCCGTACTGGGAGATCCGGTTTATGGGGTGACTGAATTCGGGAAGTGGGACGTGCCGGATTCACTCCTGGAGGCGCTCAACGCGCTCGAAGGACAGGCCCTTCACGCCGAACGCCTTGGATTCACGCATCCTGTTTCCAAAGAACGGCTTACCTTTACTGCCGATCCGCCTGCGGATTTCCAGCGGACGCTGGAAGCGTTGCGCGCGCTCCACAGTTCCCGATAA
- a CDS encoding LysR family transcriptional regulator has translation MPQSLFRYKQNRLQQLRGFYYAARLGSVSKAAEKMYLSQPSVSLQIQALERELGAKLFERRGPRMDLTPDGRILLDLAQPLVEGIDSLAESFSARRESVDRGRVDLAAGGSTILYVLPRFVEKFVKAYPGIELKIHNVTGKEGMALLREGEVEFAVGPLLEVPEDLSFYPILSYDTVLITRLDHPLATKRRVTLKDISQHPLILPPRHLSTWRMVEGVFTQHGLTYEVRLEVGGWEVIKKYVELGLGISIVMSICIAGDEKLAVIPVEKYFPKRTYGVVLRKGKVLSTQAKRFIEILDPTITGL, from the coding sequence ATGCCACAGTCGTTGTTTCGCTACAAGCAAAACCGCCTCCAGCAGTTGCGCGGGTTCTACTACGCGGCGCGGCTGGGAAGCGTCTCTAAGGCGGCGGAAAAGATGTATTTGAGCCAGCCGTCGGTTTCGCTGCAGATTCAGGCCTTGGAACGTGAACTGGGGGCAAAGCTGTTCGAGCGGCGGGGGCCGAGAATGGACCTGACACCCGACGGACGCATTCTCCTGGACTTGGCGCAACCTCTGGTCGAAGGGATTGACTCGCTAGCCGAATCGTTCAGCGCACGGCGCGAGTCTGTAGACCGCGGGCGGGTGGACCTGGCGGCGGGCGGGTCAACCATCCTCTACGTGTTGCCCCGGTTCGTGGAGAAGTTCGTGAAGGCCTATCCGGGCATCGAACTGAAGATCCACAACGTGACGGGCAAAGAGGGTATGGCCCTTCTCCGCGAGGGAGAGGTCGAGTTTGCGGTGGGCCCGCTGCTGGAAGTGCCGGAAGACCTTTCGTTCTATCCCATCCTGTCGTACGACACGGTCCTGATTACCCGCTTGGACCACCCGCTTGCCACGAAGCGGCGCGTCACGTTGAAGGATATCAGCCAGCATCCGCTGATTTTGCCGCCTCGGCATCTCAGCACGTGGCGCATGGTCGAAGGCGTCTTCACGCAACATGGCCTGACCTACGAGGTCCGTCTGGAAGTCGGCGGCTGGGAAGTCATCAAGAAGTACGTTGAACTGGGCTTGGGCATCTCGATTGTCATGAGCATCTGCATCGCCGGGGACGAGAAACTGGCCGTAATCCCCGTAGAAAAGTACTTTCCCAAGCGGACCTATGGAGTCGTGCTCCGAAAAGGCAAAGTCCTGTCGACGCAAGCAAAACGGTTCATCGAAATCCTCGATCCGACCATTACGGGGTTGTAA
- a CDS encoding DUF2961 domain-containing protein encodes MKRVLWIIAAMAVCMGAVPAFAGAVTFESLVGELTNLERLSETPSPAYVTKQFSSYDRRSKNPSVLTDEDWFANGDRGQYLRKETIDGREEFVIMDAEGPGAIVRVWSANPADAGTVRVYLDGSKKPAIEMRLTEMLGGSGPMPFLKPISHEVSRGWNTYLPIPYAKHCLVTTSKSDYYYHINYRTYAKGTKVKTYPGKLSKKQQQLVQNAADFLAKPSQFVEPASPKAYQFAYDMGPGATVKGLAEGSSRAVYAFRAKVDAADMEAALRGCLLEIRFDDETTPSVQAPLGDFFGTAPGLNKFESLPCGVMADGSLYSYWVMPYKKSAEFRITNHTNASVKIKGETLTGTYKWSDKSMYFHAKWRTEHPIHTLPRQDWNYLDASGAGRFVGGMLHITNPVKQWWGEGDEKIYVDNEPFPSHFGTGTEDYYGYAWCFNVPFVHAYHNQPRCDGPDNYGQTCVSRYHIIDDIPFTKHFKFDIEVWHWAECDIAMAETSFWYAKPGATDTFAPIDPISLKVIAPPPLPVPKKVEGAIEGETLREVERTGGSLSKQDAASYGWSGDAQGWWTDGKPGDTLTIGFPVEKAGRYKLLAVFTKAVDYGIAKLSVNGQSAGDPIDFYNDGVVSTPETSLGVFDLKAGENLLKVEITGANAKAVPRHMLGLDYLRLEPAG; translated from the coding sequence ATGAAGCGTGTTCTTTGGATTATCGCGGCTATGGCCGTGTGTATGGGAGCCGTTCCTGCGTTCGCGGGCGCGGTCACGTTTGAGTCGCTGGTCGGGGAACTGACCAATCTCGAACGGTTAAGCGAGACGCCCTCTCCGGCGTATGTCACGAAACAGTTCTCGTCGTATGACCGCCGGTCGAAGAACCCCAGCGTCTTGACGGACGAAGACTGGTTCGCAAACGGTGACCGTGGCCAATACCTGCGCAAAGAAACCATCGATGGCCGCGAAGAGTTTGTCATCATGGACGCGGAAGGCCCCGGCGCCATCGTCCGCGTGTGGTCGGCGAATCCCGCCGATGCCGGGACCGTTCGCGTGTACCTTGATGGCTCGAAGAAGCCCGCCATCGAGATGCGCCTCACGGAAATGCTCGGTGGCTCTGGACCCATGCCCTTTCTGAAGCCAATCTCCCACGAGGTCTCCCGTGGATGGAACACCTACCTTCCCATTCCGTACGCGAAGCATTGCCTCGTGACTACGAGCAAGTCTGACTACTATTACCACATCAACTACCGCACGTATGCGAAGGGCACCAAGGTTAAGACCTACCCCGGCAAACTGTCCAAGAAACAGCAACAGCTTGTACAGAACGCCGCCGATTTTCTGGCGAAGCCGTCGCAGTTTGTTGAGCCTGCGTCGCCCAAGGCGTATCAGTTTGCCTATGACATGGGCCCCGGCGCGACGGTAAAGGGACTTGCCGAGGGCAGTTCGCGCGCGGTCTACGCCTTCCGTGCCAAGGTGGATGCCGCCGACATGGAAGCGGCGTTGCGCGGTTGTCTTCTTGAGATTCGCTTCGACGACGAGACAACCCCGAGTGTGCAAGCGCCGCTGGGCGATTTCTTCGGCACTGCGCCCGGACTGAACAAGTTCGAATCGCTGCCGTGTGGTGTGATGGCCGACGGCTCTCTCTACAGCTACTGGGTCATGCCCTACAAGAAGTCCGCGGAATTCCGCATCACCAACCACACCAACGCGTCCGTGAAGATCAAGGGCGAGACCCTCACCGGCACCTACAAGTGGTCCGACAAGTCCATGTATTTCCATGCGAAGTGGCGCACCGAGCATCCCATTCACACGCTTCCCCGTCAGGATTGGAACTACCTCGACGCCAGCGGCGCGGGGCGCTTCGTCGGCGGCATGCTTCACATTACCAACCCCGTCAAGCAGTGGTGGGGTGAGGGCGACGAGAAGATCTACGTCGACAATGAGCCGTTCCCCAGCCACTTCGGCACGGGTACGGAGGATTACTACGGCTATGCCTGGTGCTTCAACGTGCCATTCGTGCATGCATACCACAACCAGCCTCGCTGCGACGGCCCGGACAACTACGGCCAGACATGCGTGAGCCGCTACCACATCATCGATGACATCCCCTTTACGAAGCACTTCAAATTCGACATCGAAGTCTGGCATTGGGCCGAATGCGACATCGCGATGGCGGAGACTTCATTCTGGTACGCCAAGCCGGGCGCGACCGATACGTTTGCGCCGATCGACCCAATATCGCTCAAGGTTATCGCGCCGCCGCCACTTCCCGTACCCAAGAAGGTGGAAGGAGCAATAGAAGGCGAGACGCTTCGCGAGGTCGAACGCACCGGCGGGAGTCTGAGCAAGCAGGACGCCGCCAGTTACGGATGGAGTGGCGATGCGCAAGGTTGGTGGACCGATGGCAAGCCGGGCGACACCCTTACGATAGGGTTCCCCGTTGAGAAGGCCGGGCGTTATAAGCTGTTGGCCGTATTTACCAAGGCCGTCGACTACGGCATCGCCAAGTTGTCCGTGAACGGGCAATCCGCTGGCGACCCCATCGATTTCTACAACGACGGTGTCGTCTCCACCCCGGAGACATCCCTGGGTGTATTCGATCTCAAGGCGGGCGAAAACCTGCTGAAGGTTGAGATCACGGGCGCTAACGCGAAGGCGGTCCCGAGGCATATGCTCGGTCTGGATTATTTGCGGCTGGAACCGGCAGGTTAA
- a CDS encoding TetR/AcrR family transcriptional regulator: MGVFISEKRREILEREELLLDIARRILLKSGYHGLTMARIGEAAECSKGTVYQHFSCKEDLIVALATRSVDKQRTMVERAATLRGWARERMLAVGEATVLFARLYQDDTRIFQIMTGEAILQKASMRSISLLKASAHRTVDVMIGIVRDAIAHGDLTLDPNTKPEDLVYPLWVLGDGLKGAAWSWMSYEEIGATDPYATIIKHGLILADGYGWKPLSSEWDHTETLQRVRRELFPVESRKVYGMAKKDTGADGELASPHGDNERRD; this comes from the coding sequence ATGGGAGTCTTCATAAGCGAAAAACGGCGTGAAATTCTTGAAAGAGAAGAGCTCCTTCTGGATATTGCCCGGCGTATACTACTGAAAAGCGGGTATCACGGACTGACAATGGCCCGCATCGGTGAAGCCGCCGAATGTTCCAAGGGCACCGTTTATCAGCACTTCTCCTGCAAAGAAGACCTCATTGTCGCTTTGGCAACGCGCAGCGTGGATAAGCAGCGGACCATGGTGGAGCGCGCCGCCACCCTCCGGGGATGGGCCCGAGAACGTATGCTGGCCGTCGGCGAGGCCACCGTTCTCTTTGCGCGTTTGTATCAGGACGACACTCGAATCTTTCAGATCATGACCGGCGAAGCCATCCTTCAGAAGGCGTCGATGCGGTCCATTTCTCTTCTCAAAGCCTCGGCCCACCGCACTGTGGACGTCATGATAGGCATCGTGCGGGATGCCATCGCGCACGGGGATCTGACGCTCGACCCGAACACGAAGCCCGAGGACCTCGTTTATCCGCTTTGGGTGTTGGGCGACGGGCTCAAGGGGGCGGCGTGGAGTTGGATGAGCTACGAGGAAATCGGAGCGACCGACCCGTACGCGACCATCATCAAACACGGACTGATCCTCGCGGACGGCTATGGATGGAAGCCGCTGTCGAGCGAATGGGACCACACGGAGACGCTTCAGCGCGTTCGGCGCGAACTGTTCCCCGTTGAATCACGCAAGGTGTACGGGATGGCGAAAAAAGACACGGGCGCCGACGGGGAGTTGGCCAGCCCGCACGGCGACAACGAAAGGAGGGATTGA